The stretch of DNA ggacacgaaaataacgggttagtgtttagccttaacatgtcccgggtcgttaacgggttgacccgttatgttttcgtgtcttaacaggtcaactcgtttaacccgttaatattttcgtgttaacccgtttacactGACCTGTTTAGAACCCGttaagaaccattgtcatttaggtaagaaccattgtctttacaaaatatatcttgaacatgattaagaataaatttactacattaggtcaagatcatacaccaattattgatgttcaacaatatgaaatttgaatgtttattgtgttcaattttattctaaaaactagtatggacttctttaattatgatttttggatgttattttataattttatgaatgttataaattgaatatttttttagtttgtttgatggattggattgtatgtttcatttcttttttatataatttaactttaaattttagtttttaatatatcaatagatttagcgggtttaaacgggtttcgtgtcatatcgtgtcgacacgatctgaaacccgttaacaaaacgtgtctatcgtgtcaatctgtttaacccgttaacaaatcgtgttcgtgttcgtgttacaattttgaacccgttaaccttaacgtgtcgcgttcgtgtttagccttatcgtgttcgtgtcgttatcgtgtcgacccgttaacgaacccgtatacacgaattgctaGGTCTAGTTTAGATGGTCAAATACTTTGTATTACCTAGTCTCTTGCATCTCTATGTATCACTTATCCCTAgcatttgaaaattaaaataaaaatttgaatttctaataactttatatttataggtgacggtaataatgtgttaccggatattatttgaatatttgaatagcGTTGAGTACAGTGTTTTCAGTACAATGCTCAGTACACAATTGAGTTCAGAATgtttttgtctaagttcaagtgtcgtgtctcactatgtggttgtgagtctttttatccttttcagctcagtaacggagcattaatgaggagttgaacgttggacatcaatgcttgaggagttgaacgttggacatcaatgcttgaggagttgaacgttggacatcaatgcttgaggagctgaacgttggtcatcaatgctgaggagttggaccgttgcgcattgatgttgaggagtgaggtgtcttgggtagtttgaacgcaACTGTCGGTCATGCCAATGGTTctggtcgggtacccaattaccctgtcaataGGCATGAACAATAGTATTAAAATAGATATTGATCACATTTTTTGTTGATCTATAATTTGTGTGATGACAAATTTTAAATGagaaaaactatatataaataaaaaagaagaaaaataaactaatcaAGCATGGTACCTAgagataatttatttatttattgcctATTATGACAGGCATGAAAGTAACTTATTAACGTTATTATATACTAGGCAAGAAAACCAGGCCACTTCATACATAGAcacacatgcatgcatattCTTATTAAGGGAATACTTCCAAGTTCCAATGAAAGTATACAAATGTAGTACAAAACTATATGGCTTGGGTTTAATTTGAAAACGACTCGTAACAAATTTAGTACAAAactatttatttaaattgaaaaaacaaCCCACTAAAATGTCAAACtgttaatttacaaatttagtaacaataaattttaagtttgatttcCAGTGTAACGACCTActaatgttttttatttgaatatgtcAGTGATGGATAACTTACGTTATTTATTGACTATGGTTACAAGTTGTGATTTATTTCGAATAATGGCTACAGATTTATCTCATAACTCAAAAATTAACAAAGTCGATGTTTACTCTAAGACTCTAAGAGCAGCCACATCGGTGGGTTTTGCTCaaattttgagaagaaaaaaccaacttatgttttttgaaccagtgtgagaagtaaatttttgatatttttttctcctgcaaTTTAAGTATTTTTGTGAGCCCCATGTTGATAGCTCATATCTtaaattaactttatttttttcctgAAGTTTGTCAacgttgttttgttttgttttgttttttgttttttgttttttttttttttttttttttttttcctttNtttttttttttttttttttttttttttttttttttttttttttttttttgttttcctttgctTCTTCTCTCCTCCTCCCTCTCTATCCTACATGGAATGACGACAAAAATCCAATAAAATTCTAAActgatatggatgctctaaaTAATGGTTGTGTGTTTCTCTCGTCACCTAAAAATTAAGAACAGTTGGCTTGATCATTTTTCTTCGTCACCCATTTTTTAAATGAGACAATCGATCAAGTTAGTTGAACAGTTGACTTTATAACTACAAAGCTCCAAGCTCGACTCAAAACCTTATTGATTTGAGCCGATTAACAACTAATTTGCCTCATTATAATTTGTTACATACTGACTATAATCAGAATACGAGTTTCACAAACAACACCcataatcaattttttaaaaaggtaCTTCAATGGTTTAAAAAGTTAATGTtactattttgattttgaaattttgtatgGCCAAGGATTCTGCACCTGTcctcaattaaaataaaacaacgTAACCCGTACGTAAAAACCATCCCAAAACTCCAAACGGCGCACATCGCTCCATCTATCCCGGTGCAGACAATCCAAAGTCCAAACAACAACTGGGATAGGGTAGTGTCGTGCGCCGTGAGCGCCCAACCTATGCTACATAAACTtgggtgtaaacaaatcaagaAGCTCCTAAATTATTTAAGAGGGGCTCCAAAGCTGAGTTCCTTTTGCATTACGGATTCGaattaagtattttaattttatttttattactaagCTATGTACCaatgacaaattatatatagaCAAAAGATCAGGTGTGAAGTTTCTCCTAAATGAAATGTGCGGATTAATTACaatctttaattttgttaaaatcaACAACTCATAATGAagatcaattaaataaaaaaacgcAACAGCATTTTGGTTATTTTGCATCACAGCTTAAAATGTTTAAAGCTtataaggtgcataagtttaaattttaataccaGTAAGTTTATAGCGTTAGGTGTTTAAGTTCAAAGTTTAATGTGCTTATaataaaacttaaggtgcgtagttttaaagtttaaggggtgtcactttctagtttaaggtgcatcaatttaAACATTTCATGTGGGGTgtaaaccgagtgccactagaccacaaggtctttggcagtaaCAATTTGAACATTTCAAACTTAAACTCAAATCAATTTAAGTTCAAGACTTACACAATTTTGTGAGTTGCactcaaatttaaaacttttaagtTTGATTTAATGTTAATTCGTCATAACTATTCTAAGCTTGAACTTGAGCCTATTTAGATTTGAGCTCGACTTAGTTTGTTTGCACTCCTAGTAgcaatatatatagataaatctAAATTGATGAATTTAGTTAACACTGAATGCTAGTGTTTAGtatgtaaataatatttaaaatataatgtgaAGTGCAAATAAATAGTTGTATATCATTCTCACTGTTATAATTATACCAATACAATTGCTAAGGTTAAGGTGATATATGTGCGggtcatattgattttttatacaAGAGACTGGGAGAACCGAGAATGTTTTGAACTTTATTCTTACATCTCTTAAGAAATGATAGTGCATTATTACTCACGCTAACTAATTTGATTATGGTAAATGCTATTTGTTACACATGCTAATAGACTTTGGATTTTTACACTATGGTTGAAAATGATAATTATGGTATACTGACCTTCTTATGTTTGAGTCGAACAACTATATGCGAAACTTAATtggtttattttattgtgatatTTTGTCGACTAGACGAAAGTTATCCAATACATGCTCTCGGTAGTGACTATGAATTTTCATCAccaatcataattcataaataagtatagattttttttaacaattagtGTAGTCGATCAATTCATGTTAATacgtaaataattttttattattattataagactAACCAAGACTAACCCTCGTCTCAACAGTCAGCACACTAATagcacgtttggttcatggaatgaattttgaggtaataggaatgctattccataaggaatggaataggacgggaatagaatatgaattgtattctattgaatgGAATAGGAcgggaatagaatatgaattgtattctattgtttggtatAGGAcgggaatagaatatgaattgtattctattgtttggttcgctgaaggaatagactttaggaatgtaatttcagtgtttgtcgctgaaggaatagactttaggaatgtaATTTCAGTGTTTGATTGGTtcaaggaatagaaatggaatgtgtttaaaagacataaatacccttataaaaaatgtataataataataataataataataataataataattattattattattattattattgttattattattattattattatatatgaaaaaaatatataaattatatataaaaatataaaaattgtgaatgaaCGAAATTCTAAGAACCCTAATCTACCATATGTCCCTATGAATATAAAAAAAGATAtgtgtatttaataataataatactccgtaataataataataataataataataataataataataataataataattattattattattattattattattattattattattactaatgaacttatgtataaactttaatgaatataatgaattatataaatgcgtatatttaattatatatatatatatatatatatatatatatatatatatatatatatatatatatatatatatatatatatatataagggtatTTTCGGTATTTTAGTATAAAGGCTATTCCCAAATccttgggaatagctaataccaagGGGGTccctaggaatggctattccccctgcaaagggaataggtcattcccgggaatgctaTTCCCAGGAATAGAAAGGACAACCAAACgatggaataggtctattcccgggaatggtattccattcccgacctattccatgaaccaaacacgctGTAAGTGGTAGGGAACTGGTCAAATCGTTTGCTCGATTCAAATGAGTAGGGCAAGATGTTGAACCACCATGCCAACCATATTGGTTAAAGTATAAACATGATATTATAACgagaaaataacattattccTTACCTCACCATCATAATGAAGAAATCtaatataatcataattagcattcaaattgaataaataatGTGAATATCTTGTATTCAAAATAGTTGTCTTTTGAAATAATCAAAGCATTGTCCTTAATTAATAGATGCATTCAAACTTAAATCAAAGATTAAGGTACGATAATAATTGCAAGCGCAGAAATTTCCACAAGTATATTTTACGTGTATACGCGTTACGCTATGGATAGAAATGATTTCCATATCCAATCTCGGCGAAAAGCCGAAAATCTTCTTCCTCGCCATGATAGTGTGTTGTTCTTCCCCTCCGTTCACGTGATTCACCTTCCGGCCCCACGTGTTTTCCGCCGTCTACGGCGCTATTCAGCTCCCACGCTTCCTCTGATTCTTTGCCCGATGTTTAAACTTCTCGAGAATCACCCTTCCCCCATTCCCGGATCCAGGTCACGTTCCTATACGTCTATACGCATTTCTGTTTGTTCAGTTTTATTTGGGGATTGGGTTTTCAGTGTGATTCGTTTTCACGATTGGGGTGTGCTTGAAATGCTGATCTGAATGTTGGTCTTGTGAGTTTTTGAGTTCTGGGTGCGTTTAATTTAGTGATTTGTAGCACTTGAGCTCAAAAGCTGGCATTTTTCGTGTTTGTTTTGTGTATTTCTTGCCCAGGAAAGGCGAAATTCCTAGCCCGGACCTTACATCTCGACCTTATAGATAGAATTTGTGAAAGAAGGTAAATTATGTAACTCAGCGACCTATTAGTTGAGAGGACTTGTTTTGTGGATTTTTTACCCACAAAAGGCAAAATTCGTAACACATTCCGGCTAACAGGATTTGTATAGGTGGTAAGTCACGGTGATTCAGCGGACCATTAGGTGGAAGGACCAgtttgttttctttgatttatgaaaagaATGGAGATTTCTGGGGGGTTAAGCCCAAGAACGAGCTCAGGTGCAAGGGAAAAGCCAAAGGGAATGGACTCAAATCTCCAGAATTTGGAATGGGAAGTGAGCAACAGTGGGTCAGCATTGGATCACCATTTTCACTCCTTGAATGCTGTTGAAATTCTGAGAGAAACAGTGTGGATTCTTAGGTACAATTTGATGGGGTTCTTGTCCATTGCTGCCTTGTTGATTTGCCCAGTGTCTGCTGTGGCTTTGTCCAATGTCTTGGTTGATCAATCCATGGTGAAGATCCTCACAATTAGGCTTTTGCTTGTGGCAAAGTCCAGTGGGCTTTCCCTAAGGCCTTTTGTTAGGCAGTCTGTTCAGAAGTTCTCAGAGATGGTGATTTCGAGTGCAATGTGTTTCCCTCTGTATGTCGTGTTCTTGCTGCTGTCGAAAGCCGCAATTGTTTACTCGGTGGATTGTACTTATTCCCGGAGAAAGTTCAATCCTTCGAAGTTTTTCGTGATCATTACCAAGATTTGGAAGCGGGTGGTTGTGACTTATTTGTGGGCGTGCTGTTTGATTTCTGGTTGCCTCATGCTGTTCCTCGTGCTCCTTGTTGTTGTGTGCTCCACTTTTTCGATCATGGGGTTCCCTTCGGACTTGATCTTGTACCCTGCAATGGTAGTTGGGATGATCTTCTCGATAATCTTGGCGAACTGTACTATTATTTGTAGTGTTGCAGTTGTGATTTCGGTGTTGGAGGAAGTCTCGGGGCCTCAGGCGTTGCTTAGGTCGAGCTCCCTCATCAAGGGGCAGACTCAAGTCGGGCTCCTTATATTTCTAGGATCAACAATCGGGAATGCATTCGTGGAGGGCCTGTTCGAGCATAGAGTGAAGGCTCTGAGCTATGCCGATGGGTCTTCAAGGGCATGGGAGGGGCCTCTTTTGGTGATAATGTACTCATTCATGCTGCTAATTGATTCCATGATGAGTACCGTTTTCTACTTCAGCTGTAAATCGTATAGAATGGAACGAGCAAACGAGGAGAGCCAACCCGTTCTTGAAGCCTTGGCCATTCCATAGGTGTTAACAGAAACCCTAGATTAACAATTTGTTTTCAATGACAATGCAGGCCGCTTATCATGAGAAAACGCTAGCTGCCATCTGAAAGTTATTTATGTCAATATCGAGCCTGCCTCTCGTGCTACAAATATTGGAAATGGATTGAACTATATCGGCCCGAGATCTGCAGTCTGCAGCCATTCCAGGTGAAGAAAATCGGGTTAACAGAACATCCTTAGTGTAACTTTGCTCGAGAACTGAGAGTACAGaccttttttgttttcattgaCAGAAACATAGATTCCCCGGAGTTAGATCTGTAACTTTTGTTTGTCTCCTATGATGCATAGGATAGATATGGGGAAAACGTTTTGTTCTCAGAGAAACAAAATCTCTGTTTGTAGTTGCTTCTTCTGATTTCAAATGGCAAAATGGTTCATTGGTTCTCTTTTTTCCACTTGCTTATGCTTGAATTTCTTTACTGAACTGCCCAAGACTTCTGGTTAAGGAATGTGTTGAGAAGATTTTTGAAGCTCATAGTGCTATGGACCAATCTGAGCTCAAGCATACTTTGATTGCcttgaatttcatttttttgttaattGGATATGAATTAAGGTTTCTTTGGATTAGAATAGATATATGCTTGGACAAGCTGAAAATTTTGGCTTTCCAGTCCTCTGCCCAAAACTGGGAGTTTCTTTTAAGGCCATATGTTAGTCAAGATGACCCACCTCAAATGATATCTAATAAAGAAAGTAGAGAGGAAAAATGTCCCACCTCAAATGATATCTACTAAAGAAAAGTGGGAGTCCTCTCTACTTTCTTTATATTTGAAAAACTTAATACTTTCTTATACCATAGAGTGATTttaatacttataatttttaGTCCGTGTATCGAGTATCATATTAGTCTCTCAAATAGACGAAGAGTCTAACGGTAGATATAACTTTTTGTTTGTAAAACAACTACAAATAAGACATTCTATATATGAAACATAAACACACACATTTTCACATTTAGACTTTTGAATCTG from Ipomoea triloba cultivar NCNSP0323 chromosome 7, ASM357664v1 encodes:
- the LOC116026214 gene encoding uncharacterized protein LOC116026214; the encoded protein is MKRMEISGGLSPRTSSGAREKPKGMDSNLQNLEWEVSNSGSALDHHFHSLNAVEILRETVWILRYNLMGFLSIAALLICPVSAVALSNVLVDQSMVKILTIRLLLVAKSSGLSLRPFVRQSVQKFSEMVISSAMCFPLYVVFLLLSKAAIVYSVDCTYSRRKFNPSKFFVIITKIWKRVVVTYLWACCLISGCLMLFLVLLVVVCSTFSIMGFPSDLILYPAMVVGMIFSIILANCTIICSVAVVISVLEEVSGPQALLRSSSLIKGQTQVGLLIFLGSTIGNAFVEGLFEHRVKALSYADGSSRAWEGPLLVIMYSFMLLIDSMMSTVFYFSCKSYRMERANEESQPVLEALAIP